The DNA segment ACCATGGGCGCTGGCTGCATTCTGGCCGCAGTAGCGGTTAAGTCGGGAAATTGGTTCGTTGCCGGCAAACTGGCTTTGATTTTTGTGTTTATATTACTAGTCAGCCCGACTGCTTCACATATGATTGCCTGGGTGGCAAAAGAGCAGCTACCCAAAAAAGCCTCTGAAAAGGAGGCGGGGTAATGGACAACTTGTTCTTGTTTATGTTTCTTACCTTTCTGTTGGTTGCATCAATTTCGGTTTGCCTGATTCGCAAGGTTCTACACGCTGTGATTGTATTTGGCATATACAGTTTGGTAATGTCCATCGTTTGGTTGCAATTGGGTTCGCCCGATCTGGCTATTACCGAAGCCGCCGCCGGTATCGGAATGAGCATTATAATGGTGGCGGTTGTCACCAAACTGGGGAGGGAGTGCCAGTGAGAAAGGTTTTGGCGCTATTGGTGGTTCTGCCATGTTTGGCCGCCCTGGTATTGTTGGCGGCGGAATTGCCCGCCTTCGCCAGTCCCGACAATCCGGCCAATAACGAGGTCATCGCCCGTTATATAGAACAAGGAGTGGAAGAAACCGGCGCCATAAACGTTGTTGCCGAAATTCTAGTGGATTACCGGGCTTACGACACTTTAATTGAGACCACGGTGCTGTTTACGGCCCTAATCGCCGTGCTGTTGGCCCTGAAAGGGGAGAAAAAAGAACATGCCTGATTTAATTCTAAGGGAAGTTACCGCCCTATTGCTGCCGTTGATTCAGATGTACGGGATTTATGTAATTCTTCATGGCCACATCTCCCCTGGCGGTGGTTTCGCTGGTGGGATGATACTCGGTGTAAGTATGGTATTGTATTTGTTGGTCTTTGGCTTGGACAGCTGTTTACGCAAAGTTCCCCATCGAATGTCTTCTTTCTTGGAGAGCGCCGGGACGCTTTGGTACGGTGCGATTGGTCTGGTGGGTGTAATGCGCGGGACCAGTTTTCTGATGAATAAAGGCGCCGGCATCCCGTTGGGCACGCCCGGACGCCTGTTCAGCAGCGGTTTAATCATTATTATTACAATTGGTGTTGGCATCAAAGTGGCATCGACAATGCTCAGCCTGTTTTATACTTTGATTGAGGAGGACTAGCAGTGGCAGTTAAACTTCTTCAAAACTATCCTTATCTGATTTCAACCTTAATCTTCGCTGTCGGCTGCTATACGGTTTTGACCCACACCAATTTGATGCGCAAGGTAATTGGCATCAATGTGATGGAAAGCGCAGTTTTTTTGTTCTTTATCGCTGCCGGCAATGTCCAGGCGGGTCGCCCGCCGATTATAGATCTGAATAACCCGGATGTTATTTATGTGAACCCACTGCCCTCAGCCCTGATTCTCACCGGGATTGTGGTCAGTATCTCCGTAACTGCATTGGCTCTCGCCTTTGTGGTAAAAATTCATCGCCAGTACGGAACGATTGATGCCGATGAGATAGCGGCTATCAGG comes from the Bacillota bacterium genome and includes:
- a CDS encoding cation:proton antiporter (subunit C of antiporter complex involved in resistance to high concentrations of Na+, K+, Li+ and/or alkali) — its product is MAVKLLQNYPYLISTLIFAVGCYTVLTHTNLMRKVIGINVMESAVFLFFIAAGNVQAGRPPIIDLNNPDVIYVNPLPSALILTGIVVSISVTALALAFVVKIHRQYGTIDADEIAAIRSQQDA
- a CDS encoding DUF4040 domain-containing protein; the encoded protein is MDNLFLFMFLTFLLVASISVCLIRKVLHAVIVFGIYSLVMSIVWLQLGSPDLAITEAAAGIGMSIIMVAVVTKLGRECQ
- a CDS encoding monovalent cation/H(+) antiporter subunit G; this translates as MDWLYVILLAIGCFYLFTATIGLFMLPDVFTRLHATTKCDTMGAGCILAAVAVKSGNWFVAGKLALIFVFILLVSPTASHMIAWVAKEQLPKKASEKEAG
- a CDS encoding sodium:proton antiporter, which codes for MPDLILREVTALLLPLIQMYGIYVILHGHISPGGGFAGGMILGVSMVLYLLVFGLDSCLRKVPHRMSSFLESAGTLWYGAIGLVGVMRGTSFLMNKGAGIPLGTPGRLFSSGLIIIITIGVGIKVASTMLSLFYTLIEED